Part of the Zea mays cultivar B73 chromosome 4, Zm-B73-REFERENCE-NAM-5.0, whole genome shotgun sequence genome is shown below.
CACCCAGGGGGTGCGGGGCAGGGCGGCCATCCCGGCTAGAAGGATTGGGGCGCGGGAGCGGGGATGGCGTAGCGGGTCGAGCGAACGGAGGCGGGGGGCATTTGGTGCACAGGGTGGGGAAGGGCGGGGACTGCGGGCGGGAATGGCGGGGACGGGGCCGGCATGCGCGCTGCTGGATCCCGAGGCGAGGGGCGGTGGGGAAGGGCGGCCCGGCGGGGGCATGGTGAAGCTGGGTGTGGACGCCTATAATAGATACATATAGATTAGTAGAGATTAGTAGAGATATAGTAGATAGGGGATTATGAAAAGAACCCAAAGGAACCCAACGGGACCTAAGCTAACCCTAACCTTGTGCCCATGCTGGGTCTGGTTGGGCCCTCTGCTCTCCCGTGGGCATTGCGCGAGGTGGGCATCCGGTGGGCCCTCGCTGCCGCCGCCATTGCTGGTGGGCCGCGCTCGTGCGTGTGCCCAGCGACAAATGAAAGCAAGCAAAGACAGCCTATCTATAACGACGGCCTGTAGTATATAGCTGTACAGTAGTATAGTGGAGGTGGAGTAGCATTTCCTTTTGCCTCTCTCCACTCTACCTCTCCTCTCCTGTGCGCTACAGCGAGGGGGAAGGGGAGCGTCGACCGATTCGTCCCGGCCTCCCGTCCCGCCGCTGGCCTCGCCTGCCCCGATGGCGGCGGTGGCGATCCACCAGTTCGCCGAGTGCATCACCTGCCACGCCTGGAGCCCGGACCAGTCGAGTAAGACAAACGCCCTTCCCCTCCTGGCCTCCTCTCTCCCCCCGTTTGTGCTCTAGATCTCGCTCCCGCGCCCGCTCGTCCGTTCCGATGCCCAGTCGCCGTGTGCCCGGCGTAGCTCGTCCGCAGGTTAGCGCGCGGGGGATCGGGTTCCTTAGGGTTTCTGTTCGGTGCTGCCCTCTCGCGTCCTCGGGGATCAAAGTCTCGCTCTGGCTGCCGCACGCCCGCACTACGGGCTCTCCCGTTGGGCATCTGGATGCGGGGCCATATCGCATCGCTAGGTGGATCAATCCTCCTGCCCTGCTTCTCACTATTGCCCTGTCCTCGCTTTTACCCTTTCTGGGTCTGCTGTGCCACCTAGGCTGCCATACCTTCCAGTGCGTCTGGGATGTTTCGTGTTAGGCTAAAGCACAATCGTATTTAAATCGCACTTCATTATGATCCAAGCCAAAAACGAAAATTCGATGGGTTCGACCTCGTGGCTAGGCGATGCCAAAGCATGGCTACCTGCGCTACCTCCTGTGCTGGTTTACACTTATGAGGTATCAATGCGTTCCATTCATGTGGACCATGGACCATCATGAGAACCAGGCCTGGTCTTGGCATCATGTTCATAATAAAGCAAAATGGACCGGTGTTCGCTCCAGGTGCCTTCTGGACACACCCTTCCATTCATTTTTGCCCTAGTATAACTCTAAACTAGGCATGGTATCTACTTCAATGCCAGATGACTCTTTGAGCAAGTTCCCTGAAATGGTTGGATCAATCAAATGGACCCCTGACTTTGCTATGTATTTCTTTATATGGTGACAATAGCCTTGTAGGAAGAGTAGACTATGTGATTCATGATTGTATTAAGTATTTCCTTTCAAATGGGTGATTAAATAATGTCTTTCCTCTATTATGAAGTTGCCTATGGTGTATAGGAGGCTGTCACAATTGTTTGTAGGAAATATGCCCCAAAATAGATGATGGTGTATGCAAAAGGCCCTATTGCAATTTAAGAACAAAGCAACTGCCAGCTTTAGAGTGATTCTGCTAAACATACATGGTGTTTCTGTTTTTCTATTGTTACTGTTATCTTGCATTTGAACCTATCAGGGAGTTTGATCTTAAATTTGTCTGGAAAACTTCTCTTCTCTTCCAGTGATTGCCTTTTGTCCAAACAACCATGAAGTACATATCTATAAATTCTTCACAGACAAGTGGGAGAAACTTCATGTTCTGTCAAAGGTAGATAAACATTATTTCTGTACCCCCTAATTAGAATGCAATTCAGTGTTTTATTTCTATTGATATTTTGCAGCATGATCAGATGGTTTCGGGGATAGACTGGAGTAAATCATCCAACAAAATCGTAACAGTTTCACATGATAGAAATTCGTAAGTATACATCAGAGTGCAATTTTCTAGAAGATCTATCTTGCTTCTTACTCTGGCAGGGGATAGATGGGTGCTTATATTTTCTTTTTCATTTGGCCTCAGATATGTTTGGACACAAGAAGGATCTGATTGGGTACCTACCCTGGTTATTCTAAAGTTAAATCGTGCAGCTTTATGTGTTCAGTGGAGCCCAAAAGGTTAGTTAGTTCCCTTCCTATTTCTGTCACATCTGTACGTTTTCTCACTGTACTGGCGAAATGAAACGATTATCCAAGCGCACACATGCTCTCTTACTTTTCATTCCATACACAGTATGAGACTCAAGTTCGATGATAGATCAGACTGTACCTGAATTCTGTAATGCTAACATATTTATGTCCTGTGATGCAAACATATGAAATACTAAGGAGTAAGGACTTGTGTTTATGTCTAGAATAGGAAGAAAACATGTCAACCTAACAACTCGGATGTACCCACATATTTCTGGAGCTAGTAATACCCAGCTGATTTCTTGGAGCTGGAGCTCTTCCAAACTGGGCGTTCGGTGCCTTAGCTATTCAGATTATCTTAGCCGACTTCACACTTTGTTGGAGCACCATGTTGGCCGTGTTGAAAGAATGCAATTACTTGTAAGCTAAACATGCGAAGATCAAACTTTTTGGGCATGTTTTTTGTTCCTTTTTTAATAAATAActgcgatttgtttccttaaatctCTTTATGTATTGTTTGCAGAAAACAAGTTTGCCGTGGGAAGCGGTGCCAAATCTGTGTGTATTTGTTACTATGAACAAGAAAATAACTGGTATTTAACCCCAGTTCACCACCTCTCTCTGATCAGTTGACTATCATTTTTTTGGATCACCCTAGTTATCCATTTTTTTGAAGGGCGGGCCTGGTTGCAGTGGTGAGTGCTACTCCACCGAGTCACCAGGTCTGGGGTTCGACGCAGCCTCTCCGCAGTGCGGGGGTAAGGCTTGCCTCGGTTAATCCCTTCCCCATGACCCCACacaaagtgggagcctccgggcactGGGCCCGTCCTTTTTTCCCTAGCTATCCATTTTTTATGTTGCATGTCCATATTGGTGATTGTTGAGTATGGTTAATGCGACACTCTTGCTAAATGTGTTTAACTGTCTTATATCCTACACTGTTCTACTTCTACAGGTGGATTAGCAAGGTTATCAGGAAAAAGCATGAATCTTCTGTCACTAGTCTTGCATGGCATCCAAACAATGTGAGTCTAAAGTAATGAGATGCTTCGGTAGGAAACTAACAACGAAATAATTTTTGTTTTGTCCTCAATATGATTTTTTGTGCTGTATTCCTGCCATTTTGAGAACCTTCATCTATACCATTGACGATACTGGATGTCATGATGCTGTTCTCTTTGTTGTAAAATTTCTGTATATGTATGCCACTATGTAGGAACAGATATTGTCATGTGGATGCAGACACAATATTGTCATGTAGATGCAAGACCTGTTCCCATTGAATGTAACTCTAGTCCGTTTGCTGTTGTATTTCTTCAGATATATCTTGCAACATCGTCTACGGATGGTAAATGCAGAGTGTTCTCTACTTTTATCAAGGGTGTAGACACAAGGTGGAACACATTGGTCTTACATTTATTAGGAAATCTAAAATCTTCAAAATGCTTTATTTGTCTCATACTCGTTTTCCACTTCTGACCAGAGGAtcaaaatcgagcacttcaaccgaTTCAAAATTCGGAGAGGTATTTTATTAACCCATCCATTTGATATTGTGCCATCTGTTTGATTGTAACTTCAATATTCGTTTCAGTCTGTACTTTGCAATGTCCAGATATCTTCTTCCATTTATCTGTTGCATCACTTACTAGGCATGACATGCAACAAAACATATTTGACGGCTATTACTTTTTGGCAATAGTAACAAAAAATTCAAATCTATTGACTATTGATGCACACCATCTATTGTTGAAACAACAACAATAACAACAAAGtgttttagtcccaagcaagttgtagactagagttgaaacccaacagaaGTCACAAATTAAGGTTAAGCACGTGGATAGCTGTTTTCTGTTCGCTTCTATTCAACACTAATTTTTTAGGTATGTTCTATCCTTTGAAGCCTGCTTTTACTACCTCTTCCCATGTCAACTTCAGTCTTCTCCTGTTTCTCTTTCCATTGCTATCATGCCTTAAGATCCATGCAATGGTGTCTCTGGAGGTCTTCGTTGGACATGTTCAAACCATCTCAATTGGTGTTGGACACACTTTTCTTCAATCGGTGCTGCCCCTAGCCTATCACGTATATCATTGTTCTAGACTCGACCCCTTCTTGTATATCCACAAATCCAAACATACTCATTTTAGCAATACTTATCTATTGGACATGCCATCTTTTTGTAGGTCAACATACTGCACCATACAACCTAGTAGGTCTAATTGTCAACCTATAAAACTTGACTTTTAGCTTATGTGGTATCCTTGTGTCATATAGAACGCAAGACGCTTGGCGTCACTTCCTTCACCCTACTTTtattctatggctaacatctttATTAGTATCCCATTCTTTGTAGCATACTTGACCTTCCAAACTAAAATCTTCCTCATGTATTTGGTTTTCGTTCTACTGAGTCAAACCTTTTGACTCTAGATTCTCCTGTCACAACTCTAGTTTTCTATTTATTCATGTATGACTTTCATCAACTAGCACTAATGCACTATATTGTTTGCAAAAAAAGGGGATATCCCCTAGTATGTCGTTTGTGACCTCATCCATCACTAGgaaagaaaagataagggctTAAACCTGACTCTTGATGTACTCCTATAGTCATATTCTAATCAGAAAGTCATTTGAGTCCCAATCATTTGTTCAAACACTAGTCACAACATTGTTGTACATGTCTTTAACTCTTTAATGAGTCTAACATACTTCATTGGAACTTTACGTTTGTCCAAAGCCCACCACGTAACATTCCTTGGTATTTTGTCATAAGCCTTGTCTAAGTCGATGACAACCATGTGTAGGTCCTTCTGCTCCCTATACTGCTCCATCATTGTCTTATTAAGAAAATAGCTTCTATGGTTGACCATGTACTGTTGAAAACAACGCTTAATCTGTTTGTGCACTGAGCTAAACTTTAGCCTTATGAGTTAATATAGATTTTTGTGGAATGCTTGCTCAGATCCCTTTATCTGTCATAGGCTTAGTGCAAATCATGAATAACATATGATTTATTTTCTTTCCCTGTGGAAGCAAGTATTCATCCTCGTAACATTTTATTCTCCTGTTTGGATGCAGCAAATCGCTCAGCTTGATCTATCATCTACCTGGGTATTTGGTGTAAGGTGGTCACCAAGTGGGAAGACATTGGCCTATGCAGGTTCTTGTTCCTCTACCAGATTGTTGCTATCAAAGTATCGAGAGTGTCAAATCTGCATTATTTTTACGAACCGTTTGTTATAGCATAACAACCGAGCTGTTGCTCTGACATGTATGTTTATTACCAGGGCACAACTCCATGATTTATTTCATCGATGAAGTCGAATCATCTCCTGTGGCACAAAATTTGGCACTGCGTGATCTGCCTCTCCGTGATGTGGGTCAGCATTTTCCCATCTGATACTACTTAATTGTGTGGGGTGATTTCTGTGTTCCATAATGTTGAACAACTGCTCAAACTTTCAGGTTCTTTTTGTCTCTGAGCGCACATTGATTGGTGTCGGATTTGACTGCAATCCTATGATCTTTGCTGCTGATGATACTGGGCTTTGGTAAGCAAAGATCGATATAGCATCATTTTCTTATACTGTTTGTATTTCATGTCCCTTGTAGTCCTGAAGTATTCCGAACTGAGTTATTGTTTCCAGTAGAAACCACGTAAATTGCTATGGATACCTCAAATCTATTAATCCTTTAAACCTCAGTACCCTGGCAAAATATTCCATTGTTCCTTTTTTTATAGAAACCCATTTTTATAGGATATGCAAGTCGCTCTGATTTGCATTCATGACATTTAAGCCTCTTTTCACCATAGCTACACCTTTTGTTATGAAGGACTTTCATAAGATTCTTGGACGAGAGGAAAGCTGCCCCATCAGCTTCAAAAGCCTCGCAGGTCTATATATTTTTCTTCCCTATCATTAATTCATGTAGTGAATGCTTGTCCATATTATACCTTGCCTTTGTTTTGCTATTGTGTGGGCACTATTCACTCTATGTTTATCAAGGGTTTAATTTATCCTAAATGGCAAAGTATTAGGTGAACCAATTCCTTAGTGATGGAGCTTGGTTTGAATTGTTTCATTGGTTGTTACAAGAAATAATGTAGGAGTTACCAATAGCCAGATGCTTTGATGGCCCGCCTAATTGCCACATATCGCAAGCCCTGCTTGCAAAATTTGGTTGGCTGTATTGTTATGGGTTTCTTTCCAGCCAAGTATAATCTGACCTTTATGCTAGTGGTTCCTGGTAAGGCTTTGTTTAGATGTGGCCAATCCTGGTCCAGGTGGAAACTATTCCGTGGTGTTTGACCTATTTATTTTGTACTAAGCAGCAAATGTTGGTCAGTGTAGTCTTTTTGGCAGCCTGCTGTTATAGCTAAGCAATTTGTGTAGCAATTTATTGCTTATTTGTGTAGTTGAAGTCTTGAAGACTTGAACGATAGCTGAAACTTTGCCAGGAGTACATAATTTAATTAGTTGTATGTACAGTCAGACTGCAATTTTATGGCTATGTATTTACTGCCTAAGTTCTGATCACTGACAAGCTATGTGACTGAGTTGAATTCACTAATAAGTCAACTTCATGCTTGAACTAATAATACTGGAAAAAAACATTTCAGCTCTCTGAAGCCCTTGGAAAGCTATACGGCCAATCAAAGCAAGGGACTAGTAGTGATACCGTTGAACCATCAAAACCTCGTGGCGGGGCCCATGAGAATTGCATAACGTACCCTCTTTAGCTCTTTATCTTTATTTCAGTACTTCTAGTGATGTGCTGTGGTCTCGGACAGACCAAGTAATTTATTCAAATCGTCAGGTGTATTGTACCCTTGAGAAAAGGAAGCGACGGTAGTATCAAACGATTCAGCACATCAGGTTTATAGCTGAGCCTTTCAATTGCGTCCAGCTTCTTTTTGTCCTAACATGTTTTGACATCACTTGCCAAACGGTTTACAGGATTGGATGGTAAGATCGTGGTATGGGATTTGGAGAATCACGTCAGCATTGCAAAATAGCTCGAGGGAGACTTTATCACCAATCAAATCGAGGGAACTCCTGTCATTACCAGCCGTCCTGCAGGTTTTCAAGATCCAGGGCCAGCCAGATAGAttgttttttttttaatttttaaatTTTGTTGTACCTGTACACAGAAACATTGCCTTAGCGTAGGGACAGCTTGCATCTATCAAGTAGCTTCATTTTTGGCGAGTAATTTTGCCCTTTGAATTGAATCTATACAATATTATACTATAATTTTAGTTAGGTCGTAGGCAGTTGACGTGATCCCGCGTTCTTTCGCTCTTTCTTTCCGGTGCCCTGTGTAAAATAACCACACGTGGAATCTTATCTATCCGGGACTTGTGGTCATCTTGTTTCTTCTGCTGCTGTGCAGCACTGGGGTTCTCTGCACTTTCGCTTCCAGGATCGAAAGAATCGCCCGACGCGACGGTTGAAAGCTGTGACCACCAGGTGGAGTGGGGGCGGCGGCATGAAACCAAGCCCTGCTAATATGTGGACCTGCCCTGTTGGTGGATCCCCAGACGCTAATCCTGCTTTGGCCCCCTGATCAGAGGCATCCCAATTTCCACCGGGTCGGTCCAGTTTTGGCAGCGAGCTTCTCGTACTAGCTGTGTGCTCGCTTTGCGTCTTGCCGTGCAGATCACTCTCTGCTGTTCAGCTCATAGTGTTGTGCCTACTTGCTGGATCAACTAGGGACGGGTTATTTAGTAGTTCGTAGGTGATGGACGTCCTAACAATTAGTGATTGAGGTGAATGAGCACGAAACGATCGAATGATGATCCAGGTCAATAGGTCATTCATGGTTTCTCTTCGTCCTTCAATTTTCCCAATATTACATTATTTCATCCAATCAAATGGCAATACATTTCCCATGTATAaaatcttatatatatatatatatatatattaacatTAAGCACGCGTGACATGAGGTAGACAGAACAGCAGCAACAGTAGCCAGTAGGTATAGTGTTTCAGATCGGGCTCCCGAATCCAAAGCCCCAGGAGCAGCCCGCAGAGTGGTGGCTGGCGGTCTCCCTGGCGCTCCACCTCCGGACTAGCTCCCTGTACTCTTCCTCCTCCACGATGGCGGCGCCGACCTTGCTCTTCCACGCCTGCTCCGCCTTGGCGAGCTCCATCTCGGCGTCCTTGATGAGCGAGTCCAGGTCCAGGCCCAGGTCCAGCCCGATGTCCAGGCTCACGCCCAGCCCCTTCTCGATCTCCTTGCTCCTCGCCAAGTACCTGTCCTCCAGCATCGCCAGGAACTCGTCCTCCACCTTCTCCACGTCCACCGCCGCCTCCTCCGACGACAGCTCCATCAACAGGCACGGcttctcgtcctcctcctccgacGCCACCGTGTCCGGCGTCAGCGGCCGCCTCGACGACACCCTGCCCTCCTCCATCGTGATGAACCCCGCGCCTTCCGCCCCCTCGTCCACGTCCTCCGCCACGCCGAAGGCCGCCCCGCCGCCGCCAATTATCTCGGACATGGAGTTCTCGATGGTGATGAAGCCGCCGCGATCGGAGCGGATGGACGGGGCGCGGCGCGCCGACCCGCCGGACGCCGCCGCCACCTGCCGGTTGCGGAGGCAGCTCAGGTCCGGCAGGCAGGAGGCGTAGGAGCCTGCTTTGCCCTtgttctttttcttctctcttGCTTGACCTGCTGCTGAGTCATACCATACCATGCATTGCTTTTTATTATTATTGAAAGCAAAATAAACTGATGAGATGCATCGCCTAAAGTACTAGCAATACTACAGTATATATATGAACGCCATTAAGCGCACCCAACAATTTTAGATCATGTTATTAGCTACCATGCATGAACACAACTGGTCATCACACTTGAAGAGAGCTAGctagtactccctccgtcccaggaTATAAGGCGTAACTACTTTTTATTCTTGTCCCACACTATAAGGCGTACTCTCTCTATGCATACGTATATCGATGCAGTGGTATAGAGACAATTAAATGTATTTCTTGGTCTTTGAACCAGAGGTGGTTACGCCTTATAtcctgggacggagggagtacaaaTAAAATGAGCTATCTATCTATCTTCAATTCGTCAGGAAATTAAAATCTATTTAATTTGATGAAAATATTTTGCTTCGATCTCTACCAATTAATATTGCATGTGTTTAATACGTACTAGCAGACTGGATTGGATGATATGTAAATAAAAGAGCAAAGCTTACAACGCATCATCAGTACTGTTCAGTCCAAACGACCACATACCATTATTGTTAGCAGCCCCATGGCTGTCCTCGTGCTGATCCATCACTCTGCAGTAGACGCTGACGCTGAGCACCGCACCGGCCGCCGCCCCGCCCAGCGGGAAGCTGAGCGCCTTGCCTCCGAACTTGCTGGCGTTGGAGTTGGAGGTCTCCGCCGCGGCCGCGGCGACCTCGGCGAGGTCGACGGGGAACGCGCCGAGATCCCCATTATCGGCAGGCGCGTCCAGGAGCGCCGCCCACACGGTGAAGCCCCGCAGCGTGGCGCTGCCGGCGGTGAAGTGCTGCAGGAACACCTCGTCGAACGCGGCGGCGCCCCGCGCAACCCGGGCAGGCGCCGTGTGCTCCCCCTCGCCGCCCTTGCTCCGCCAGCCCACCACCAGCCCGTGGCCCTCCGCGGCCGGGGGCAGGCCGGTGACGTGCTGCACCTGCAGGCACACCACGCAGCGCGCGCGGCACGGACGGAGGGAGCCCAGCAGCCTGCACTTCCACTGGCCCAGCGCGCCCCGGCTCTCgccgcctccaccgccaccgtccGGCGGGGAGCCCCCCCTGGCCATGTGTAAGAGGTTGAGCTCCTCTGCCCCGAGTGAGGAGGAGCCATGGTGATGGCGGTGCTGTGGCAGCTTCCCTACCATGTCCTGTCAATGGAAGCTACAGATCACCCGTACGGCCTACGGCGCAAAGTATATGAGCTAGCTTAGCTAGCTAGCTAATGTGTGGAGTTAGGCGTAAAGCTAGAGGAGAGGAATGTGATGTATATACACACATGAAGGTACAACAAGGTGATGATTTGGGTAGCATGGCATGTCTCACTTCTGGCTGATGGGTGGTGTGGAACTGAAGCAGGATAGATAGGGAGTAGGGCTGCCCTAATGTGGAAAGGGGGACCCTTTGGGCTAGGGTTTTGCAACATTCTCTGGAACCTATGTTTTACTATAACAAGAGGGGTGTACTGATCAAGATCAGCTCTCAATTAAGCTTCTGAATGATAGGTAGCATGCATGTTAGGGAGAGCAACTTGCAGTGAAAAAGCTAGCTAGACAGGATTGTAGACCTCTTTCTCTATCTTACAAGTGGGGCTCTTGCATTCATACTTAGGTTAATTAGGACAGCTTAATTAATAAACTTAGCATTTAAGCAGGAAATGGCATGCATGcactttttttatttttattttttgctTTAGCACTAGCTGCCCAGATGTCTCCACTGAACCAACATGAAGCTAGCTGACTTTAATTTGTTGTTATTGCTGGTGTATGCATATCATATATATATGATGCAAACATGAAGCTGTTATTGTGGATACCTTGGTCAAATTAAAAGGCTGTAAGTTTCTAAACTGTGTACTGCTGCCATTTTGCAGTAGTGTAGATGTATACCTGATTTTGAAAAGAAAAGGCAAATAAAGATGGAGACCGGCGGCCATCATCATCTTAACAGAAGAAGCAGAGAGGCCAACTAGCTTGGGCTGTGAGATCTTAACCACACTATATATATATCTCTCGGGAGGGAACAAAGTGCATGTGCCATGCAGAAAGTGAGGATGATTAGCACAAGAACTATGCACAGTTAACCCTAAAAAAGTATGTATGTAGTGTGGTCCTAACCCCATTGGTGATGGTGACTAATTATCTGACAACTAGTTTAAGCACAACGTTACATGACAATCGACAACTGTCACAATGGCCATCGACAAGGGCGCATTTCTTTTTGCTCGCCAGGGACCAGCAAGTACAAGACTTGCCACCTCCAAGCATGGCTGCAGCCCTAGCTTGAAGGGCCATCCAACTCCATCCTTGGACTTAGCCAATTCTTT
Proteins encoded:
- the LOC100282667 gene encoding actin-related protein 2/3 complex subunit 1B gives rise to the protein MAAVAIHQFAECITCHAWSPDQSMIAFCPNNHEVHIYKFFTDKWEKLHVLSKHDQMVSGIDWSKSSNKIVTVSHDRNSYVWTQEGSDWVPTLVILKLNRAALCVQWSPKENKFAVGSGAKSVCICYYEQENNWWISKVIRKKHESSVTSLAWHPNNIYLATSSTDGKCRVFSTFIKGVDTRGSKSSTSTDSKFGEQIAQLDLSSTWVFGVRWSPSGKTLAYAGHNSMIYFIDEVESSPVAQNLALRDLPLRDVLFVSERTLIGVGFDCNPMIFAADDTGLWTFIRFLDERKAAPSASKASQLSEALGKLYGQSKQGTSSDTVEPSKPRGGAHENCITCIVPLRKGSDGSIKRFSTSGLDGKIVVWDLENHVSIAK
- the LOC103655701 gene encoding uncharacterized protein, producing MVGKLPQHRHHHGSSSLGAEELNLLHMARGGSPPDGGGGGGESRGALGQWKCRLLGSLRPCRARCVVCLQVQHVTGLPPAAEGHGLVVGWRSKGGEGEHTAPARVARGAAAFDEVFLQHFTAGSATLRGFTVWAALLDAPADNGDLGAFPVDLAEVAAAAAETSNSNASKFGGKALSFPLGGAAAGAVLSVSVYCRVMDQHEDSHGAANNNAGQAREKKKNKGKAGSYASCLPDLSCLRNRQVAAASGGSARRAPSIRSDRGGFITIENSMSEIIGGGGAAFGVAEDVDEGAEGAGFITMEEGRVSSRRPLTPDTVASEEEDEKPCLLMELSSEEAAVDVEKVEDEFLAMLEDRYLARSKEIEKGLGVSLDIGLDLGLDLDSLIKDAEMELAKAEQAWKSKVGAAIVEEEEYRELVRRWSARETASHHSAGCSWGFGFGSPI